A window from Fibrobacter sp. UWB11 encodes these proteins:
- a CDS encoding PHP domain-containing protein, with protein MQKMFSTIITENGGYADLHMHTKLSDGTLSVDELLMLCKRKGLRCISITDHDNLDSYKLAEEPAKEIGLEIIPGIEISAVWQGKDIHILGYFCDPTNLALNMELEDFAKQRIARVKAIIKKLNALGIGITFEKVHSYCKGKIIGRPHIAMSLVDEEYISNFSEAFTKYLGDGCIAFVEKKGLNPQETIRLIENAGGIAVLAHPYKSGLSDQFIENMVEWGIQGMEVYSPAQKGAVGRKYKEMAQKFGLVGTGGSDFHTESGTYPPGCMKMPYTVVQALRERREKSRAEWF; from the coding sequence ATGCAAAAGATGTTTTCGACAATCATCACTGAAAATGGCGGCTATGCCGACTTGCACATGCATACCAAGCTTTCGGACGGGACTCTCTCGGTCGACGAACTGTTGATGCTTTGCAAGCGCAAAGGACTTCGCTGTATTTCCATCACGGATCACGATAACCTCGATAGCTATAAACTTGCCGAAGAACCCGCCAAGGAAATTGGGCTCGAAATCATTCCGGGAATTGAAATTTCTGCGGTATGGCAGGGCAAGGACATCCATATTTTGGGATACTTCTGCGACCCGACGAACCTCGCCCTGAACATGGAACTTGAGGATTTCGCGAAGCAGCGTATTGCCCGTGTAAAAGCGATTATCAAGAAGCTGAACGCGCTAGGCATCGGCATCACGTTCGAAAAAGTCCATTCTTATTGCAAAGGTAAAATCATCGGTCGTCCGCATATTGCCATGTCTCTAGTCGATGAGGAATACATTTCGAACTTCTCCGAAGCATTCACGAAATACCTTGGGGATGGCTGCATTGCATTCGTCGAAAAGAAGGGACTTAACCCACAAGAAACGATTCGCTTGATCGAAAATGCTGGCGGCATTGCCGTACTCGCCCACCCGTACAAGTCGGGGCTCAGTGACCAGTTCATCGAAAATATGGTGGAATGGGGAATTCAGGGCATGGAAGTCTACAGCCCCGCACAGAAAGGTGCTGTTGGCCGTAAATACAAAGAGATGGCCCAAAAGTTTGGACTTGTGGGTACAGGCGGTTCTGATTTCCATACAGAAAGCGGAACCTATCCCCCTGGTTGCATGAAAATGCCATACACCGTTGTACAGGCACTTCGAGAAAGGCGCGAAAAATCGCGTGCAGAATGGTTCTAA
- a CDS encoding viroplasmin family protein: MPKQKFYAIKSENEKKIVTTWTECEKLTHGVKGVLFKSFGSREEALAWLDGMDAPAPDGIRVFVDGSFSPGFGPAGWAFVVTEDDKELARGSGITAFDAESRNIDGEVMASFQAMKWLDAHDMNGVICHDYEGIARWAKGEWQAKSNIAQLYVKAAKPYLHRIQFEKVAAHTGVKWNELVDKLAKEAIAKARKGK; this comes from the coding sequence ATGCCTAAACAGAAGTTCTATGCAATAAAAAGCGAAAATGAAAAGAAAATCGTAACCACGTGGACCGAATGTGAAAAACTGACCCACGGGGTTAAAGGTGTTTTGTTCAAATCCTTCGGTTCCCGCGAGGAAGCTCTGGCTTGGCTCGACGGAATGGATGCCCCAGCGCCCGATGGGATTCGTGTATTTGTCGATGGTTCTTTTTCGCCTGGTTTTGGACCTGCCGGTTGGGCATTTGTTGTAACTGAAGACGACAAGGAACTTGCTCGTGGCTCGGGAATTACTGCATTTGATGCAGAAAGCCGCAATATCGATGGGGAAGTGATGGCTTCGTTCCAGGCCATGAAATGGCTAGACGCTCACGACATGAACGGCGTCATTTGTCATGACTACGAAGGTATTGCACGCTGGGCAAAAGGTGAATGGCAAGCCAAGAGCAACATCGCCCAATTGTACGTAAAAGCGGCCAAGCCGTACTTGCACCGCATTCAGTTTGAAAAGGTCGCCGCCCATACCGGCGTCAAATGGAATGAACTTGTAGATAAACTTGCAAAAGAAGCAATCGCAAAAGCAAGGAAGGGTAAATAG
- a CDS encoding agmatine/peptidylarginine deiminase, which yields MTKNSIRYPAEWEKQSATWLAFPHNKTNWYGERGINIRKFYVELIRNITEFQPVNLLLPAKNFLTDEEKAALANRPFPVNFIVIKTNDIWIRDYGPFFMKKGDKKVVTETQFNAWGAKFPPWGLDNAIPQKIAEKQKLPLNESVPFIFEGGAIEVNGDGLGITTEDCLVGKNRNDEKDLKKVVKSLCKAFGLKELLVLPHGLHGDHTDGHIDNVARFVEKDRVVMCMTDNKRSPNYAILTEAKQFIESWLKSHYESAKVDTLPLPPQRVLDDGQILPASYMNYIYVNGGLIFPKYKCPNDAKAKKYFESVYSDRKVIGIDCRTVIEEGGSLHCMSKHEAD from the coding sequence ATGACGAAAAATTCAATTCGTTACCCGGCGGAATGGGAAAAGCAGAGCGCCACATGGCTTGCTTTCCCGCATAACAAGACGAACTGGTATGGTGAACGCGGCATCAATATCCGCAAGTTCTACGTAGAACTTATCCGTAACATCACGGAATTCCAGCCGGTGAACTTGTTGCTCCCCGCCAAGAACTTCTTGACCGACGAAGAAAAGGCGGCTCTTGCTAATCGCCCGTTCCCAGTGAATTTTATCGTCATCAAGACGAACGACATCTGGATTCGCGACTACGGTCCGTTCTTTATGAAGAAGGGTGACAAAAAGGTTGTCACCGAAACGCAATTTAACGCATGGGGCGCCAAGTTCCCGCCATGGGGACTCGACAACGCCATTCCGCAGAAGATTGCCGAAAAGCAAAAACTCCCACTCAACGAAAGCGTCCCGTTCATCTTTGAAGGCGGCGCTATAGAAGTCAACGGTGACGGTCTTGGTATCACGACCGAAGATTGCTTGGTCGGCAAGAACCGCAATGACGAAAAGGACTTGAAAAAGGTCGTGAAATCTCTTTGCAAGGCCTTCGGCCTCAAGGAATTGCTCGTGCTCCCGCACGGATTGCATGGAGACCATACGGACGGCCACATCGATAACGTTGCTCGCTTTGTCGAAAAAGACCGAGTCGTCATGTGCATGACGGACAACAAGCGCTCCCCCAACTATGCGATTTTGACTGAAGCCAAGCAGTTCATCGAAAGTTGGCTCAAGAGCCACTACGAGAGCGCCAAGGTCGATACGCTCCCGCTCCCGCCGCAGCGCGTGCTTGATGACGGCCAGATTCTTCCGGCATCGTACATGAACTACATCTACGTGAACGGTGGACTTATCTTCCCGAAATACAAGTGCCCGAACGATGCTAAGGCTAAGAAGTATTTCGAGAGCGTGTACTCGGATCGCAAGGTGATAGGCATTGATTGCCGCACTGTGATTGAAGAAGGCGGCAGCCTCCACTGCATGAGCAAGCACGAAGCAGATTAG
- a CDS encoding carbon-nitrogen hydrolase, translating to MKKIKVYTLQGKWTGDFDSNNKWYKDEALKLKGKDIDLLVLPELFHTPYFPFEENADFFDLAIEKDHPIVAEWQEIAKELNAVVVFPFFEKRARGIYHNSAFVFERDGSIAGLYRKSHIPDDPAFYEKYYFIPGDTGFEPIKTSAGTLGVLICWDQWFPEAARIMSLKGADVLIYPTAIGWMDSEPKEIYPRQQDSWMTVMRGHAIANRTFVIAANRSGVEGHLTFWGTSFVAAPDGYILQKCNPEFLGASYVELDLAETEENRRWWPHFRDRRVDLYKDILKIWAD from the coding sequence ATGAAAAAGATAAAAGTATATACATTGCAAGGTAAATGGACTGGGGACTTTGATTCCAACAATAAGTGGTATAAGGACGAAGCTCTCAAGCTCAAGGGTAAAGATATCGATCTTTTAGTTCTTCCGGAGCTGTTCCACACTCCGTATTTCCCGTTCGAGGAAAACGCGGACTTTTTTGACCTTGCTATCGAAAAGGATCACCCGATTGTCGCAGAATGGCAAGAAATTGCCAAGGAACTGAACGCTGTTGTCGTGTTCCCGTTCTTCGAAAAACGTGCTCGCGGCATCTATCACAATTCGGCATTCGTGTTCGAACGCGACGGAAGCATTGCAGGGCTTTACCGCAAGAGCCACATTCCCGATGATCCGGCCTTTTACGAAAAGTATTACTTTATTCCGGGCGACACCGGATTTGAACCGATTAAGACAAGCGCAGGTACTTTGGGCGTGCTCATTTGCTGGGACCAGTGGTTCCCCGAAGCAGCTCGTATCATGAGTTTGAAGGGTGCTGATGTGCTTATTTATCCGACCGCTATTGGTTGGATGGATTCTGAGCCGAAGGAAATCTACCCGCGTCAGCAAGATAGCTGGATGACGGTCATGCGCGGCCACGCCATTGCAAACCGCACGTTCGTGATTGCTGCAAACCGCTCGGGCGTTGAAGGACATCTCACGTTCTGGGGCACAAGCTTTGTCGCTGCTCCGGACGGATACATCTTGCAAAAGTGCAATCCGGAATTCTTGGGTGCAAGCTATGTCGAACTCGACCTTGCCGAAACCGAAGAAAATCGCCGCTGGTGGCCGCATTTCCGCGACAGACGCGTGGACTTGTACAAGGACATTTTGAAGATTTGGGCTGATTAG
- a CDS encoding peptidylprolyl isomerase, with amino-acid sequence MSLKLISRGAAAVLLTAGIASAQLVNSKSLDVIRVEKTGISGGKIDSLATMLGQQQAPGQKLTDEMMTQLRYAVVDNLVGQELIKLEAKKMGIKVAPARVDSLTNLFKKQFPSEDAFQKELKKSNTTMKQFKEKIEDQLKSEEILVKKVPYPKDPTEKDLEAFWQLNKSKVAINDTISGARIFISTKGKSAQEINDAKDMLKGLAAQVRSKKATFAQLAAIYSDDKEAKKTGGIMNKFIAKSKGANFAKAVGKIKVGEISEVITDNDGVSIFMLTEKNDGKFESYRHQIDYILRVQAEQERQAKLKAYLDELGKTYKVQYLDKKYEPPQAIGAAK; translated from the coding sequence ATGTCTCTTAAACTTATTTCTCGTGGTGCTGCAGCCGTGCTCCTTACTGCCGGCATTGCCTCTGCTCAGTTGGTGAATTCTAAGAGTCTCGACGTTATTCGCGTCGAAAAGACTGGTATTTCTGGTGGTAAGATCGATAGCCTTGCAACCATGCTCGGTCAGCAGCAGGCTCCGGGTCAGAAGTTGACCGACGAAATGATGACTCAACTTCGCTATGCAGTTGTCGACAATCTCGTGGGTCAGGAACTCATCAAGCTCGAAGCCAAGAAGATGGGTATTAAGGTCGCTCCGGCTAGAGTCGACAGCTTGACCAACCTCTTCAAGAAGCAGTTCCCGAGCGAAGACGCTTTCCAGAAAGAACTCAAGAAGTCTAACACGACGATGAAGCAGTTCAAGGAAAAGATTGAAGACCAGCTCAAGAGCGAAGAAATCCTCGTTAAGAAGGTTCCGTACCCGAAGGATCCGACCGAAAAGGATCTCGAAGCATTCTGGCAACTCAACAAGTCCAAGGTTGCTATCAACGATACGATTAGCGGAGCTCGCATCTTTATCTCTACCAAGGGTAAGAGCGCTCAGGAAATCAACGACGCTAAGGACATGTTGAAGGGTCTTGCAGCACAGGTTCGCTCCAAGAAGGCAACATTTGCTCAGCTCGCTGCTATCTATAGCGATGACAAGGAAGCCAAGAAGACCGGTGGTATCATGAACAAGTTTATCGCCAAGTCCAAGGGCGCAAACTTCGCCAAGGCAGTCGGCAAGATCAAGGTTGGTGAAATTTCTGAAGTCATCACCGACAATGACGGCGTTTCTATCTTCATGCTTACCGAAAAGAACGACGGTAAGTTCGAAAGCTACAGACACCAGATTGACTACATCCTCCGCGTGCAGGCTGAACAGGAACGCCAGGCTAAGCTCAAGGCTTACCTCGACGAACTTGGCAAGACCTACAAGGTGCAGTACCTCGACAAGAAGTACGAACCGCCTCAGGCAATCGGCGCTGCTAAGTAA
- the prfB gene encoding peptide chain release factor 2 (programmed frameshift) yields MAFNTTHTGLIELRARIDKLWGYLDLEAKTEELYVLEKDSSDPNLWNDQDKAQAMMKKIGNLKGLIDSWKEVSQTCDDLAELYEMSKDEESADLTATLESDIADLKSRVEAMEFKKMLNGPDDACACLMSIHPGAGGTESQDWALMLFRMYTHFFERENMDFKVVDFQEAEDAGLKSATIEVTCENAYGLLRSEIGVHRLVRISPFDANARRHTSFTAVYLYPEHEDVEFDLDMSEVRVDTYRSSGAGGQYINKTDSAVRMTHLPTGIMASCQTERSQIQNRETCYKMLKTMVAEHYRLEEEAKRDARMAEKKKVEWGSQIRSYVLQPYQMVKDLRTGVETSDTAGVLDGKIKPFIDAYLLSTSEANKG; encoded by the exons ATGGCATTCAATACAACTCACACCGGGCTTATCGAATTGCGTGCACGCATTGATAAACTCTGGGGGTATCTT GACTTAGAAGCAAAGACCGAAGAACTCTACGTCCTTGAAAAGGATTCCAGCGACCCGAACCTGTGGAACGACCAGGATAAGGCGCAAGCAATGATGAAAAAGATTGGGAACCTCAAGGGGCTTATTGACTCCTGGAAAGAAGTTTCCCAGACATGCGACGACCTCGCTGAACTTTACGAAATGAGCAAGGACGAGGAATCAGCCGACCTCACCGCGACACTTGAATCCGACATTGCAGACCTCAAGTCTAGAGTCGAAGCGATGGAATTCAAGAAGATGTTGAATGGTCCGGACGATGCCTGCGCATGCCTCATGTCTATCCATCCGGGTGCTGGCGGCACGGAATCCCAGGACTGGGCCTTGATGCTTTTCCGCATGTACACGCATTTCTTTGAACGCGAAAACATGGACTTCAAGGTGGTGGATTTCCAGGAAGCAGAAGATGCAGGCCTCAAGAGTGCAACGATTGAAGTCACTTGCGAAAACGCATACGGATTACTTCGTTCTGAAATTGGTGTCCATCGCTTGGTGCGCATCAGCCCGTTCGATGCCAATGCTCGCCGCCATACAAGCTTTACGGCCGTTTATCTGTACCCCGAACACGAAGACGTGGAATTCGACCTCGACATGTCCGAAGTGCGCGTGGACACGTACCGCAGTAGTGGTGCCGGTGGTCAGTACATCAACAAGACGGATTCCGCAGTGCGTATGACCCACTTGCCGACAGGCATCATGGCGAGCTGCCAGACGGAACGTAGCCAGATTCAGAACCGTGAAACCTGCTATAAAATGCTCAAGACCATGGTCGCTGAACACTATCGCTTGGAAGAAGAAGCAAAGCGCGATGCACGCATGGCCGAGAAGAAGAAGGTTGAATGGGGTAGCCAGATCCGTAGCTACGTGTTGCAGCCGTACCAGATGGTAAAGGACTTGCGCACTGGCGTAGAAACATCGGATACCGCAGGCGTGCTCGATGGAAAAATCAAACCGTTCATCGACGCTTATCTGCTAAGCACAAGCGAGGCGAATAAGGGGTAA
- a CDS encoding diphosphate--fructose-6-phosphate 1-phosphotransferase, which translates to MSENLSVLTKARQAYQPKLPVSLKNGALSVKINKGAATESVSDQAKIKELFPNTYGLPVVQFEAAEAKAGKALRMGVVLSGGQAPGGHNVIAGIYDGIKSVSKDSVLFGFLGGPSGLENGKYIEIDDAKMDAYRNAGGFDMIQSGRTKLETEEQFNKCIAVANKLDLDAIVIIGGDDSNTNAAVLGEYFQSKGVKTCVCGCPKTIDGDLKNEFIETSFGFDTAVKTYSELIGNIMRDANSAQKYWHFIKLMGRSASHIALEAALQTHPNICLISEEVKAKQMKLKDVINQVADVVYARAAQGKNFGVALIPEGLLEFIPDVGVLISELSEALAHHEAEVEGLDTAAKVEKLCAWVSAESAEVLKSLPAGIQAQLMLERDSHGNVQVSLIETEKLIIEMVKKELKNRGDFKGKFSALNHFFGYEGRCAAPSNFDADYCYSLGFAASVLALNGMNGYMSSVRNVTKGIENWVAGGLPITMMMNIERRHGADKPVIRKALVELEGPMSAPFKYFAARRDEWAKTESYTYPGPIQYWGPSEVCDITNFTIKLERGAM; encoded by the coding sequence ATGTCCGAAAATCTCTCTGTACTGACCAAGGCCCGTCAGGCCTATCAGCCGAAGCTCCCGGTCTCCCTCAAGAATGGTGCCCTGAGCGTGAAGATTAACAAGGGTGCAGCTACCGAATCCGTTAGCGACCAGGCCAAGATCAAGGAACTCTTCCCGAACACCTACGGTCTTCCGGTTGTTCAGTTCGAAGCAGCCGAAGCCAAGGCTGGCAAGGCTCTCCGTATGGGCGTGGTTCTCTCTGGTGGCCAGGCTCCGGGTGGACATAACGTTATCGCTGGTATCTACGACGGCATCAAGTCCGTTTCCAAGGATTCCGTCCTTTTCGGTTTCCTCGGCGGTCCGAGCGGTCTCGAAAACGGCAAGTACATTGAAATTGACGACGCCAAGATGGACGCCTACCGCAACGCCGGTGGCTTCGACATGATCCAGTCTGGCCGTACTAAGCTCGAAACTGAAGAACAGTTCAACAAGTGCATCGCTGTTGCTAACAAGCTCGACCTCGACGCTATCGTTATCATCGGTGGTGACGACTCCAACACGAACGCTGCTGTTCTCGGTGAATACTTCCAGTCCAAAGGCGTCAAGACTTGCGTTTGCGGTTGCCCGAAGACCATCGACGGTGACTTGAAGAACGAATTCATCGAAACCTCCTTCGGTTTCGACACCGCTGTGAAGACCTACTCTGAACTCATCGGCAACATCATGCGCGATGCTAACTCCGCTCAGAAGTACTGGCACTTCATCAAGCTCATGGGCCGCTCTGCTTCCCATATCGCTCTCGAAGCCGCTCTCCAGACCCACCCGAACATCTGCCTTATCTCTGAAGAAGTCAAGGCAAAGCAGATGAAGCTCAAGGACGTGATCAACCAGGTTGCTGACGTTGTTTACGCTCGTGCAGCTCAGGGCAAGAACTTCGGTGTCGCCCTCATTCCGGAAGGCCTCCTCGAATTCATCCCGGACGTTGGCGTCCTTATCTCTGAACTTTCTGAAGCCCTCGCCCACCACGAAGCTGAAGTCGAAGGTCTCGACACGGCTGCTAAGGTCGAAAAGCTCTGCGCATGGGTCAGCGCTGAATCCGCTGAAGTCCTCAAGAGCCTCCCGGCTGGCATCCAGGCCCAGCTCATGCTCGAACGCGACAGCCATGGCAACGTTCAGGTTTCCCTCATCGAAACTGAAAAGCTCATCATCGAAATGGTCAAGAAGGAACTCAAGAACCGTGGTGACTTCAAGGGCAAGTTCTCTGCTCTCAACCACTTCTTCGGTTACGAAGGCCGTTGCGCAGCTCCGTCCAACTTCGACGCTGACTACTGCTACAGCCTCGGCTTTGCAGCCTCTGTTCTCGCCCTCAATGGCATGAACGGCTACATGAGCTCTGTCCGCAACGTCACTAAGGGTATCGAAAACTGGGTCGCTGGCGGCCTTCCGATCACCATGATGATGAACATCGAACGCCGTCACGGTGCCGACAAGCCGGTTATCCGTAAGGCTCTCGTTGAACTCGAAGGCCCGATGAGCGCTCCGTTCAAGTACTTCGCCGCTCGCCGCGACGAATGGGCTAAGACTGAATCCTACACCTACCCGGGTCCGATCCAGTACTGGGGTCCGAGCGAAGTTTGCGACATCACGAACTTCACGATCAAGCTCGAACGCGGTGCAATGTAA
- a CDS encoding methylated-DNA--[protein]-cysteine S-methyltransferase: MKFDDPKFTKISHRNVWGEWTFVFEGSNLCGLKFRENSDEVKATPSNVQACAYAGPDSELQISNRVRSAYRKAVNELNLYLAGKICEFSIPIKIYGTDFQKKVLEVTRQIPYGKTWTYKQVAQAVNHPRAVRAVGNVLHNNLIQVVIPCHRVIDSRGRLSGYALGVGLKRRLLCMEGALPNELMLE, from the coding sequence ATGAAGTTTGATGACCCGAAATTCACAAAGATAAGCCACCGGAACGTCTGGGGCGAATGGACCTTTGTCTTTGAAGGATCAAATCTTTGTGGCCTAAAATTTCGGGAAAATTCAGACGAAGTAAAAGCAACTCCGAGCAACGTGCAGGCATGTGCGTATGCAGGCCCTGATTCGGAGTTGCAAATAAGCAACCGCGTTCGTAGCGCCTACCGCAAAGCCGTGAACGAACTTAATTTGTACCTCGCAGGCAAGATCTGCGAGTTTTCTATACCCATAAAAATCTACGGCACCGACTTCCAGAAAAAAGTTCTTGAGGTCACACGACAAATTCCTTACGGCAAAACTTGGACTTACAAACAAGTTGCACAAGCCGTAAATCATCCACGAGCAGTTCGCGCTGTCGGAAATGTTCTGCACAATAATCTGATTCAAGTCGTCATCCCCTGCCACCGCGTGATTGATAGTCGCGGTCGTCTGAGCGGTTATGCGCTTGGCGTCGGCCTAAAAAGAAGGCTCCTCTGCATGGAGGGTGCCTTACCAAATGAGCTAATGCTGGAATAA
- the alr gene encoding alanine racemase yields the protein MKLLSNPPDLNKIARPNWIEINLDALCENIKFIRSQIPASTKILLPVKADSYGHGSLACSFAAKFGGADYLGVAHISEGMLLRQYGMDLPILVLGPCTPADFAYFVEFQLTAAITDIRTAMAFDQFLGETGTTCKAHLAIDTGMNRYGFDAEDFNNIRAALSLKHLKFEGMFTHLATADMPGNPKTEVQIQRFSRLVDVLEAEGLRPEICHCSSSAGTLTHPESHFDMVRPGLALYGYNCMGAAPSPWPIKPVMKIKSTIRHVHDVKPGETVSYGGYWAAQQLTRIATIAIGYGDGYLRGEYNKGFVFIRGQLCPILGRVCMDATMVDVSHIPDVQVGETVDVVNGELDFRISMECVADEHHTIPYELTSRVARRLYRKYYWKNRLVRWDYLKEEFGVQEYKEYPLR from the coding sequence ATGAAACTTTTATCTAATCCTCCTGACTTAAATAAAATCGCGCGCCCGAACTGGATTGAGATCAATTTAGACGCCCTTTGTGAAAATATCAAGTTTATCAGAAGCCAAATTCCGGCTTCGACTAAGATTTTACTACCTGTCAAGGCCGACTCTTATGGCCACGGAAGCCTCGCCTGCTCTTTTGCCGCTAAATTCGGCGGTGCCGACTACCTTGGTGTAGCCCACATCAGCGAAGGCATGCTACTCCGCCAGTACGGCATGGACTTGCCGATTCTCGTACTTGGCCCATGCACTCCTGCAGACTTTGCTTACTTTGTCGAATTCCAGCTCACGGCTGCTATTACCGACATCCGCACTGCAATGGCTTTCGACCAGTTCCTTGGCGAAACGGGAACGACCTGCAAGGCTCATCTCGCCATTGACACGGGCATGAACCGTTACGGTTTTGATGCCGAAGACTTTAATAACATCCGCGCGGCGCTTTCTCTCAAGCACCTCAAGTTCGAGGGAATGTTCACGCATCTTGCTACGGCTGACATGCCGGGGAATCCCAAGACCGAAGTGCAAATCCAGCGATTCTCTCGCCTTGTTGACGTTCTTGAAGCAGAAGGACTTCGCCCGGAAATTTGCCATTGCTCCAGTTCTGCAGGCACGCTCACGCACCCCGAAAGCCACTTCGACATGGTTCGTCCGGGCCTAGCGCTTTATGGCTACAACTGCATGGGTGCAGCTCCTTCCCCATGGCCCATCAAGCCTGTCATGAAGATTAAATCTACCATCCGCCACGTGCACGACGTGAAGCCTGGCGAAACGGTGAGCTACGGTGGTTACTGGGCTGCCCAACAGCTTACACGCATTGCGACCATCGCAATCGGTTACGGCGACGGTTACCTCCGTGGCGAATACAACAAGGGATTCGTCTTTATCCGCGGACAGCTCTGCCCGATTCTCGGACGCGTTTGCATGGATGCGACGATGGTCGACGTAAGCCACATTCCTGATGTGCAAGTTGGTGAAACTGTTGATGTTGTCAATGGTGAACTTGACTTCCGCATCTCGATGGAATGCGTTGCCGATGAGCATCACACGATTCCGTACGAACTAACAAGCCGTGTGGCTCGTCGCTTGTACCGCAAGTACTACTGGAAGAACCGCCTTGTACGTTGGGATTACCTCAAGGAAGAATTCGGTGTACAAGAATACAAGGAATACCCCTTGCGCTAG
- a CDS encoding AgmX/PglI C-terminal domain-containing protein, producing MKTTNKKQDAFIASLMPDSDKKMVRIASASLIVALALGFWATTYERIIDDVIFDTTPRVDMDVSVKLNPIKEEKKQEPKPKTQTNRRSKDDSNKKMGKKEDAGGGKPKGPGDPKAALNRGVLKELAIRTNKAGLQAYDLMNQKFASDVNKVLTHVNVLMKSGTTRIGNRRGTVNTEFNPGIAAGGSGGIKDGLGGLFSGSGTRFAPSGLKGNITTPKPNQIDMGAGGGSRSASDIMKVVRQRTPGLRHIYNKHLKKKPGFQGKVTLKFTIAPGGEIISMAVVGSTTGYPEFDNEVKKAVSGWTFGKVKSGNTTVTIPFTFTE from the coding sequence ATGAAAACGACAAATAAAAAACAAGACGCGTTCATCGCATCCTTGATGCCAGATTCCGACAAGAAGATGGTGCGCATTGCAAGTGCATCGCTGATTGTCGCGTTAGCTCTTGGCTTTTGGGCAACTACGTATGAACGTATAATCGATGACGTTATCTTTGATACGACACCGAGAGTAGATATGGACGTATCCGTGAAACTCAATCCAATTAAGGAGGAAAAAAAGCAGGAACCAAAACCAAAGACACAAACAAATCGCAGATCTAAAGATGATTCCAATAAAAAAATGGGAAAGAAAGAAGATGCTGGAGGCGGGAAGCCCAAAGGTCCGGGAGATCCCAAGGCCGCATTGAATCGAGGAGTCCTTAAGGAACTTGCTATACGAACGAATAAAGCAGGCCTCCAGGCCTATGATTTGATGAATCAAAAGTTCGCTAGCGATGTCAACAAGGTACTTACTCATGTAAACGTCTTGATGAAATCTGGAACAACAAGGATAGGCAATCGACGTGGCACAGTGAACACCGAATTTAACCCCGGCATTGCCGCAGGTGGATCTGGTGGAATCAAAGATGGTCTCGGAGGTCTTTTCAGCGGATCTGGAACCCGTTTTGCACCATCCGGTTTAAAAGGCAATATTACTACGCCTAAACCAAACCAAATCGACATGGGTGCTGGTGGCGGATCTCGCTCGGCATCCGATATCATGAAAGTCGTGCGTCAGCGTACTCCTGGACTTCGCCATATTTACAATAAGCACTTGAAGAAGAAACCAGGATTCCAAGGCAAGGTCACATTGAAGTTCACGATTGCACCGGGTGGCGAAATCATCAGCATGGCTGTGGTGGGGTCAACGACGGGATATCCTGAATTCGATAATGAAGTCAAAAAAGCCGTGAGTGGTTGGACGTTCGGCAAGGTTAAATCGGGAAATACAACAGTGACGATTCCATTTACCTTTACGGAGTAA